CTACCGCAACTGACCCCCGGCGGGCACGGGCCCGCGCCCACCGCCCGTGCAGGCCCGCACCCTGCTGGGCCTTGCCCCCGCCCGGGCGGGCGGTGCCCCGCCGCCGTGTGGGCCCGCGCCCGCTGCCGTGTGGGCAATCGTCCCGCAGGGCGGGACGGGTGGGCACACGGGACGGTGCCCCCAGCCGGGCCTAGGCGTTCCGCGCCCTGACCCGCACCGACCGCGCGGCGCACACGGGGTGCGGGTTCAGGCGCGGGGAGCTCGGGCGCCGCTAAGGGCGCCGTCCGTTGTGCCCACCCGTTCCGCCCCAGCGGAACGATTGCCCACAACGCGCGGGGGCGCAGGCCCACAACGGGGGCGGCGCCGTCCGGGCGGGTGGGCACCGCCCCGGCGGGGTGCAGCCCGCAGCGGGGCGCAGCGGCGCGCGGCGTACGTTGGTCGCATGGCTCGGCCCCCTCTCCTCACCCCACCCGCCTGGCTGACCGCCGGTCTCAGGCCCGCCCCCGCACCGATCCCCTGGGCGGCCGTCCTCCGGGCATCCGTCGCCCTCTCCGCGCCACTCGCCGTCGGAATGGCGACGCACCAGACCGCGTACGGCGCGCTCGTGTCCATGGGGGCGCTGTCCGGGGTCATCGGGGACACCGCCGACGCCTACCGGATGCGGGTCTTCAACATCGCGGTGCCGCAGCTGTTCGGCGCCCTCGGGGTGACCCTCGGGACCCTCGTCTTCGGGGAGGGATGGGTCGCGGTCATCGTCCTCACCCTCATCGCGCTGGTCTCCGGGATGATCTCCTCGATCGGCGCCGTCGCCTCCGTGTCCGGGCTGCTCCTGCTCCTCAACGCCGTCGTCGGTGCGGGGCTCCCGATGCCCGACCCGTGGTGGAAGGCGCCCCTCCTCCTCACCCTCGGCGGGCTGTTCGTGCTCGCGCTCACCCTCCTCGGCTGGCCCATGCGCCGCGCCGCGCCCGAGCGGGAGGCCGTGGCCGCCACCTACCGCGCCGTCGCCGAGCTGTACGAGGCCACCGGCACCGACGCGTACGACGAGAAGCGGCAGGCCGTCACCGCCTCCCTCAACCAGTCCTACGACCTGGTGCTCGCCCGCCGGGCCCGCCAGCACGGCCGGGCGAGCTCCCTCGTGCGGATCCTCGCCCAGCTCAACGTCCTCATCCCGCTCGTCGAGGCCGCCCCCGCCGCCCACCTGCGGGCACAGCTCTTCGGGCCGCTGTCCCCCGCGATCCCGGCGGCCGTGCGGGAGCTCGCCGACTCCGTCGAGGAGGGCCGCACCGGGGCACCCGTACTCGATCTGCCGACGCCCGAGCGGCCCGCCGAGAGGGCCGTGGACCATGCCCTGCGGCACGCGGCGGCCGTCGTCCTCAAGGCCGACCCCGACCCGTACAACGTCGACGACCGCCTCGGCCGCCCCGCCGCCCTCCGCGTCCGGGCCCGTCGGGCGACCCGCGCCGTCCTGTTCTCGGAGGCGTCCTGGCGGTACGGCCTGCGGCTCGCGCTCTGCATCGGCCTCGCCCAGGCCCTGGTGTCCCTCATCCCCGTCCCCCGCTCGTACTGGGTCGCGCTCACCGTCACCTTCGTCATGAAGCCCGACTTCGGCTCGGTCTTCTCCCGGGCCGTGCTCCGCGCCGCCGGCACCGCCGCCGGGCTCCTCCTCGCCGCCCTCGTGCTGTCCGCGGTGCCGCGCGGCTGGTGGGACGTGCCGGTGATGTGCGTGCTCGCGGCGCTGATCCCCGCCTCCTCCGCGAAGGGGTACGCCTTCCAGACCGCGGCCATCACCCCGGTCATCCTGCTCCTCTCCGACCTGCTCAACCACCAGGGCTTCGACCTCGTCCTGCCCCGCCTGTACGACTCGCTCATCGGCTGCGGCATCGCGCTGGTCGCCGGCTATCTGCTGTGGCCCGAGTCCTGGCACGCCCGGATCGGGGACCGGCTCGCGGACGCGGTCGCCGACACCGCCGCGTACGTGGGGCGTGCCTTCGGCAGCGAAGAGGACCAGAGCGGGCGGCTGCGGGCCCGGCGGAAGCTCTACCGCGATCTGTCCACCGTCCGCTCCGAGTTCCAGCGCGCCCTGACCGAACCGCCGCCCACCGGCGCCCGCGCCGCCGCCTGGTGGCCGCTGGTCGTCGCCGCGGAGCGGATCGTGGACGCGACGACCGCGGCCAGGATCCGGGTCGACCACGGTGCGCCCGCGCCCGATCCGGCGGAGGTCGCCGCCGTGGAACGGGAGTTGCGGGAGCTCGCGGACGGACTGCGCGGCACGGACACCCTCGTGGAGGTCCGCGCGGAGCTTCCGGGCGACGAGAACGGAGTCCTGGCGCCGCTCCGCCAGGAGGTCGGCGCGGCCCGCGCCATCGCCGGTCCCGACCTGCGGTAAACCCCCTTCCGGGGGCGTACG
The DNA window shown above is from Streptomyces vietnamensis and carries:
- a CDS encoding FUSC family protein — encoded protein: MARPPLLTPPAWLTAGLRPAPAPIPWAAVLRASVALSAPLAVGMATHQTAYGALVSMGALSGVIGDTADAYRMRVFNIAVPQLFGALGVTLGTLVFGEGWVAVIVLTLIALVSGMISSIGAVASVSGLLLLLNAVVGAGLPMPDPWWKAPLLLTLGGLFVLALTLLGWPMRRAAPEREAVAATYRAVAELYEATGTDAYDEKRQAVTASLNQSYDLVLARRARQHGRASSLVRILAQLNVLIPLVEAAPAAHLRAQLFGPLSPAIPAAVRELADSVEEGRTGAPVLDLPTPERPAERAVDHALRHAAAVVLKADPDPYNVDDRLGRPAALRVRARRATRAVLFSEASWRYGLRLALCIGLAQALVSLIPVPRSYWVALTVTFVMKPDFGSVFSRAVLRAAGTAAGLLLAALVLSAVPRGWWDVPVMCVLAALIPASSAKGYAFQTAAITPVILLLSDLLNHQGFDLVLPRLYDSLIGCGIALVAGYLLWPESWHARIGDRLADAVADTAAYVGRAFGSEEDQSGRLRARRKLYRDLSTVRSEFQRALTEPPPTGARAAAWWPLVVAAERIVDATTAARIRVDHGAPAPDPAEVAAVERELRELADGLRGTDTLVEVRAELPGDENGVLAPLRQEVGAARAIAGPDLR